The DNA region AAattctccacccccttccccacgaaccctttcccaaccctctccaacccctccagcgTATCcagctccttttcctcaacccccccaagaaTGGCAGCCTCCGTCTCATTCACAATCAAATGCCTCAACCCGTCATAAACCCCATCCGGCAGAATCTTCGCCGGCGCCGGATTGAGCAAAACATCCACCCCCCGtctcttcgcctcctccaccgcttcGAGTACAGTCCCCATCGGAATTTCGAGTTGCATGATCAACAAATCGGTCTTgtccaaccaccccccctgtGTAACGTACTCCTCCCCTACTTGGTGGTTCGCCTCTCCGGAGATGATGATTCTGTTTTGGCCTGTTTCCGCCTCCACGACGATCATGGCGATGCCAGTTTTCTTGTTGGGGAGTTTGGTTACCAGGGAGGAGTCGACCCCGTGGGTGGCGAGGTTAGACAACAAAAGGTCGCCGTTGGAGTCGGAGCCTACGGCGCCGACCATGGAGACgtgggcggagggggaggagaggtcgCGGGGGCGTGAGAGCTTGGCGCAGGCGACGGCTTGGTTGGAACCTTTGCCgcctggggaggtgaggaaggaggttgcgGTTAGGGTTTCgcctgggagggggtggtgggggacgTAGGCTACTAGgtcggtgttgagggagcCGAGGATTGTTATgtgggggatttgggaggacattttgatggtttgggggctgttttttgttttgtttgtttttgtttttttgggtcTGGGAGTTTGATCAAGTTTGAAGGTGAGGTTTGTGATGTtggcggttgttggggtAAAAGTTACAAGTGAGTTGAATGATGAGGGATGGAATGGTTGATGAAAATAAGAGGGGATGTTTAAAGTGGGGTAAGGTCTTTTGCACCTGCCTTGTGCAGTTAAGATGGGTGATATCGGAGGGCGGCGAAAACCTTGATTTTTCCTTCCCTTGGAAAATAAGATTTGTTGACTCTCAAATATAGGACTTGAGATCTTGGAGATGGGCTTTGTCGAGTTGTAGGTGTAAAGCAGATAGCaagaggttggatgaggggCAGCTGTTTACATTCTCGAAAATAAGTGGTCTGATACCCGAGAACACGCGGTCACCTGAACACTGCCTCAATACTCCAGCTCTCATGATCTTGTGACCAAATCCATCGGATGAGATAACGCCAACCATTCTATTAGAGGGAC from Podospora pseudocomata strain CBS 415.72m chromosome 3, whole genome shotgun sequence includes:
- the RBK1 gene encoding putative ribokinase (COG:G; EggNog:ENOG503NX2B) → MSSQIPHITILGSLNTDLVAYVPHHPLPGETLTATSFLTSPGGKGSNQAVACAKLSRPRDLSSPSAHVSMVGAVGSDSNGDLLLSNLATHGVDSSLVTKLPNKKTGIAMIVVEAETGQNRIIISGEANHQVGEEYVTQGGWLDKTDLLIMQLEIPMGTVLEAVEEAKRRGVDVLLNPAPAKILPDGVYDGLRHLIVNETEAAILGGVEEKELDTLEGLERVGKGFVGKGVENFIATLGGRGVFYLTKGGRSGLIEAEKGVKVVDTTGAGDTFVGRYALEAARARKEGGEFDVGGAVGRANKAAAVTVTREGAARSIPWRDEVE